CATCATttacattaaataaataattaaaaataaaatatttcacCAAAGAAATTAGATGaatttatcataaaaaaaattgattagaCATTTGGTAGAATGTAACAAGATAGATGCACATCAAGGTATCTTTTCAATGGAAGAATGAAGAGCTAAAAAGACAATCATTGTCGGAAGCGAAGCGGACTCCACATAAACGAAAATgacattttaaatattttccacCAACAGCTTACACTGGATTGTGAACAGATATTTTCCTGTCCATTAAAATAGTATACATGGTTCAAATACAGTTTCAAAAGGTCCAAATGAGCTTTAGCTCAAATGACAATTAACACAACCTTCCTCCTTGTAAGTTGGGGGTTCAATATTCTTCCCaaattgtgtttatatatataattcaaaaAGAACACAAATGAGGGAAATAACTGCCAGGAATTAAAAGTGGCTCTAAGGTCTAAACACACATATTTCTCTACAGAGATATTTATAGGTTAAAAATATCAGTAGTCTACTTTCAACATACCTTACTTTCTCAAAAGATCAAGGAACATGTAAACAAATCATAGTTGGCCACGAAAAGTTAGCtcaatcaaaagaaaagttaacATGGCTCATTTACAAGTAACAGAGGCAGCTTCAATCTGTTAGATGCCTGAAGGTGATTCACATACAGTTGCTATTCATGGAACTCAGCAATAAGAGCTCATATTCCATCCTCAGTTCCAAAAATTTCCTAAAACAGTTCAGAAAAATGAAGACTTGTAGATTGTTCCAACAGCAGCTTGAAAGAAGAAGAGGGTAGTAAAAGTTGACTTCTCTCTGCTAGGATATTCattcaaaggaaaagaaagtacaaaaagaTATAGGAACGATCACCATCTTCTTCAATACTTCATTCTCCCTTTATCATAACATCATCCACAAATTCCCATAACGAGCATGCGTTTCAACTTGCTTTTATAGAGCAATATGATCTGAAAACGCTCTATTCGACTGCAATGTAGCAGAAATGAACACAAAAAATCAGGTCAACAATTTATTAAGTTCACTGCAGTTTTGCCCTTTGGAACTTATCTTGAACTTTACTGCACCGTTGCAGCATTTGATGGGAAAAACCTCATAAGAAAACTTGAGAGAGACCAGATACAGATTATCCCAAGACATTGAAGAACATTCAACAGTGTACCGAGAGAGCTGTTTATTGCCAAGTTATTTGGAGTCATTTCAGCTCCTTTTATGGTAAATGAAAGTGCTGTCACCAGTTGAGCTGCTCTATTAAGTTGATGCAATCTATAAACCTGTTTAATAGGATCTCTTCAAATTAAACGCCATGACATTGATGATcgaataaaatattattaaggGCATATAAATGTAGTTGAGGGGAATGATAGACTAATATATGACTTTTTCTGCATAGAATAACTAAATGAAGCAAGTCCAACATGGATGGGCAAGACAACAAAAGATGTGGAGGGAGAATGATCAATGATGAATATTCTTACTTGAAAGACAATTGGAATAACAGGCCATGAAGATGATTTCTTGCGTCGTGCATACTGTTCAAATGCAAATTGAACAACAATCCCAACAAGGTAAGGTGCAAGTGTTGCAGATGCTGCAGGGCCGGTCCATGGCCACACTAATCCCATGGTGACCATTGGTATTATTAAACTGAGTGCTAAGGTAGCTACAGAAGAGATCCTCTGTCCAAATTGATTAGACAGGGTTTGATAACTGTTTTTCAGAGTGTCAGGTTCAGCAGTTCTCCTTGAACAGTCTATTAAGAAAAGAAACACCGCAACACCACAATAGAACAGTGCTTCCGTGAAGAACAATATGAGGAAATCTGCAATCAGAAGATAGTTCGTAGTTTACAATAGAGAATTTTGAAACTTATAAGGAAATATTTATCAGAACATGAAACTTATAAGAAACTATTTGCGATCTAAGAGCTCCTTTGCCTAGAATGTTCTCGAAGAATGAAAGGCTTTTAAAACATCTGAACTTAATGGCCTTTTTACACAAACTCAATAAAAAGCCATAAATTAAAATACTCCCTTATGCCTTCAATCGCCCTTGTTGAGAAGGGACATGTTGACACAGTAAAGATTACttaatatatatgaaaatattaaCGAGGTTAAGAGATATAGAAGTAAGAACCGTACTGACCTGTCAACAGAGAGTCCTCAAAGATATTTGAAAGTAGTTTCCGCAGATAAAGAGAGGGGAAAATGAAAGAAGCTACGAGGACTGCGGGACCAACAAACCATAAGAATTTGTATTGATTGCTTTGCACACTAGACAAAGGGATCCGATTTCCTTCTTTGGAATTGTTGTAGAAAGAAATAAAACCAGGTTTCCCGCCAGTACCCTCATAATGTAAAAATGAATTGTTTTCAAGGGAGATATCTTCATCAGTGGGATGCTCAGTTACTCGCTCTAGCTCAACTTGCTCACTGCATTGAGACTGGTTCTCTGAAATAGCAGAGAGAACATTTTTTCTCCTCGGAAATCTTCTCCAAGACCTCAGCAATCCATGCATTAACTTGATGGACTCAACTATCCACAATTCCAAAAGTGAACCAAGAACATAACATTTAGtgattaaaaacaaaaacatttccattggatttaaatgaaataaacaTCTTGGGAAATTAAAATAGGCATCTCACCAGGTAACTGACAGTGTGAAAGATAACTAATAATAGATATGGTGGCTATGAGAAATCTAGAAAATAGAAACCAGATGATCCATTTTATAGCCATTTTgaatataaaccaattatctgAGGTCAAAGCAGATATTAAATTGCATGATATAACATGGATCAATGAATAAAAGATTTACCTTTAGCAAATGTTAACCTCTGGAAACTACGTTGTTGGCTGCCAATGCCATATAATCCTCGTGAAAAGCTCAGCTGGAAATGAAAATAGAAACAGAGTCCATTAAATCAAACGATATCGTTAAGAAGACAATAAACATTTATAGATCATATAGCACAATGAGACAATAACAATTTCAATATCAAAAGATTATCAGACCATAACCATCTTATTACTCAGTAAACATCAAATCAAAAGGCTACAGATAGCAAAGCTCTCAGATATCAGGGTGAAAAATCATCGTAAACACTCCCAAAACGTAATTAATTCAATAACAGCATAGAGTCTGTTCCCCAATCCAAATTCTGTCCTTTTTTTGCTTCGAATTACATTTCAACCCAAACAATTATTCACACTTttcaaaagaaaggaaaaaagaaaaaaaaaacaagtttttcACACCCCACACTAacgagagaaagagaaaaaaaaaaagaaagcaagaaTCTCATCCCCAGCACCAATGTTGAAACATCAAATTATAGAACACttcatttcaaagaaaaaaaaaacattaacgTATGAGAAAAGCGAATAGGACTAATATGCACCTGAAAGCTCCTCCGGGCGTCGGAGGGTGAAGATAGAGTAGGAACCGAGCAAGAAATAGAAGCAAATTTAACAGACATGtccaataaagagaaaaaaatcaacACACAACTCCAGTATCGTTTCTACTAATCCATTTTGATGAACTCCAATTCGAGCTCAAATGAATTTGAAGTACATTTCATCAATACCCATCGAAGAAAATCCTGTG
The sequence above is drawn from the Cucumis melo cultivar AY chromosome 2, USDA_Cmelo_AY_1.0, whole genome shotgun sequence genome and encodes:
- the LOC103502400 gene encoding uncharacterized protein LOC103502400: MSVKFASISCSVPTLSSPSDARRSFQLSFSRGLYGIGSQQRSFQRLTFAKVESIKLMHGLLRSWRRFPRRKNVLSAISENQSQCSEQVELERVTEHPTDEDISLENNSFLHYEGTGGKPGFISFYNNSKEGNRIPLSSVQSNQYKFLWFVGPAVLVASFIFPSLYLRKLLSNIFEDSLLTDFLILFFTEALFYCGVAVFLFLIDCSRRTAEPDTLKNSYQTLSNQFGQRISSVATLALSLIIPMVTMGLVWPWTGPAASATLAPYLVGIVVQFAFEQYARRKKSSSWPVIPIVFQVYRLHQLNRAAQLVTALSFTIKGAEMTPNNLAINSSLGTLLNVLQCLGIICIWSLSSFLMRFFPSNAATVQ